A single genomic interval of Spirosoma linguale DSM 74 harbors:
- a CDS encoding protein of unknown function DUF214 (PFAM: protein of unknown function DUF214~KEGG: cps:CPS_4700 ABC transporter, permease protein) — MLTNYIKIAWRNLRKQQGFAFINIFGLAIGLACCMLIMLYVLDELSFDRYNANADRIYRIQSDIKFGGNDMHFATTPDPLGPTLKKDYPQVEQFVRLHQRGTWLVKKTGETTNLREGDVVFADSTVFDVFTLPFVAGDAKRALTQPNTVVISKSAAKRHFGNQNALGQTLVFANTENYRVTGIMRDMPRNAHFRTDFFVTMLSDKYPWGQWLSNNHHTYIRLKAGRSGAPADPAVFSQNFGAVIEKYVGPQLLQMVGTTMEQFRKSNNQMNFWLIPLTDIHLRSKQQIELAPNGDIQYVYIFSAVALFILIIACINFMNLATARSSNRAKEVGVRKVMGSERQQLVGQFMTESILTTVLAMALAIGIVAVALPGFNSIAAKEISLLQLVSPSLLPIIIILPIVVGLLAGSYPAFFLSSFQPISVLKGRINMSFRTVSLRSGLVVFQFMMSVVLIIGTIIVYRQLTYIQTTSVGFNRDHVLTVNDLYAVGKQAETFKQEVLRLPGVVSGSLSGYLPTPSDRNDNVFFPEGQTNMNKGVSMQNWGVDYDYVKTLGIQLVAGRNFSQQFGSDSSGILLNEVAVKILGFKDPIGKRIWGFNDAEGKTRKTYTVVGVVKNFHYESLRRNIGALALVLSANAGAASFRVISTNLPVLMQQIEAKWKALAPGQPFSFKFMDDSFDEMYRAEQRIGTIALTFAGLAILIACLGLFGLAAFIAEQRTKEIGVRKVLGASVPSLIGLLSRDFLKLVLIAIVIASPIAWYAMNNWLKDFAYKIDIEWWMFALAGLLAVGIALLTVSFQSVKAALMNPVKSLRSE, encoded by the coding sequence ATGCTAACCAACTACATCAAAATCGCCTGGCGGAACCTGCGGAAACAGCAGGGATTCGCATTTATCAACATTTTCGGGCTGGCTATTGGCCTGGCATGTTGCATGCTCATTATGCTGTATGTGCTGGACGAACTGAGCTTCGACCGCTACAACGCCAATGCCGACCGTATCTATCGCATACAGTCCGACATCAAGTTTGGGGGGAATGATATGCACTTCGCCACAACACCCGACCCACTGGGACCTACCCTTAAGAAAGACTATCCACAGGTAGAGCAATTTGTCCGGCTGCACCAGCGTGGTACCTGGCTGGTGAAGAAAACCGGCGAAACGACCAACCTTCGGGAAGGTGACGTCGTGTTTGCGGATTCTACGGTATTCGATGTTTTCACGCTGCCCTTTGTTGCGGGCGATGCCAAACGGGCACTGACGCAGCCGAACACAGTTGTCATCAGCAAATCGGCCGCGAAACGGCACTTTGGCAACCAGAACGCCCTAGGGCAAACGCTGGTCTTTGCAAACACAGAAAATTACAGAGTAACGGGAATCATGCGCGACATGCCCCGGAACGCCCATTTTCGCACTGACTTCTTCGTGACGATGCTCAGCGATAAGTACCCCTGGGGACAATGGCTTAGTAATAACCATCACACGTATATACGGCTGAAGGCAGGACGGTCCGGCGCTCCGGCTGATCCGGCTGTATTTTCTCAGAATTTCGGGGCCGTTATCGAGAAATACGTGGGGCCGCAATTGCTGCAAATGGTGGGCACCACAATGGAGCAGTTCCGGAAATCCAACAACCAGATGAACTTTTGGCTCATTCCCCTCACCGATATTCATCTACGTTCCAAACAACAAATCGAACTGGCCCCCAACGGCGACATTCAATACGTTTATATCTTCTCGGCCGTAGCACTGTTCATTCTCATTATAGCCTGTATCAACTTCATGAATCTGGCCACTGCCCGCTCATCGAACCGGGCTAAAGAGGTTGGCGTCCGGAAAGTGATGGGATCGGAACGGCAACAACTCGTGGGTCAGTTCATGACCGAATCGATACTGACGACCGTGCTGGCTATGGCGCTGGCCATTGGTATTGTGGCCGTTGCCCTGCCGGGATTTAATAGCATTGCGGCCAAAGAAATCAGTCTGTTGCAATTGGTATCGCCATCGTTGTTGCCAATAATTATCATCCTGCCGATTGTGGTAGGCTTGCTGGCTGGCAGTTACCCGGCCTTTTTTCTGTCTTCCTTTCAACCCATTTCGGTATTGAAAGGCCGCATAAACATGAGTTTCCGGACGGTCAGTCTACGAAGCGGACTGGTGGTGTTCCAGTTCATGATGTCGGTCGTACTCATCATCGGGACAATCATTGTCTATCGACAGCTTACGTACATCCAAACGACCAGCGTGGGTTTCAACCGCGATCACGTTCTAACGGTCAATGATCTGTATGCGGTGGGCAAACAGGCCGAAACGTTCAAGCAGGAGGTACTGCGCTTACCGGGCGTGGTAAGCGGCAGCCTGTCCGGTTACCTGCCCACCCCCTCAGACCGGAACGACAACGTGTTTTTCCCCGAAGGGCAGACAAACATGAACAAAGGGGTCAGCATGCAGAACTGGGGCGTCGATTACGACTATGTGAAAACACTAGGTATTCAACTGGTAGCGGGGCGTAATTTCTCACAGCAGTTCGGTTCCGACTCCTCAGGGATACTGCTCAACGAAGTCGCTGTCAAAATTCTGGGATTCAAAGACCCCATTGGCAAACGCATCTGGGGATTCAATGATGCCGAGGGGAAAACCCGAAAAACATACACCGTCGTCGGGGTTGTTAAAAATTTCCATTACGAATCGCTCCGGCGCAACATTGGTGCGTTGGCACTGGTGCTGAGTGCCAACGCAGGGGCGGCTTCCTTCCGGGTAATCAGCACGAACCTACCGGTATTGATGCAGCAGATTGAAGCGAAATGGAAAGCACTGGCACCCGGCCAGCCGTTCAGTTTCAAATTCATGGATGATAGCTTCGACGAGATGTACCGCGCCGAACAGCGCATTGGCACCATTGCCCTAACGTTTGCGGGATTGGCTATCCTGATCGCGTGTCTGGGTCTGTTCGGACTGGCCGCGTTCATCGCGGAACAGCGTACCAAAGAGATCGGCGTCCGCAAAGTACTGGGCGCGAGTGTCCCCAGCCTCATCGGTCTGCTCTCCAGGGACTTTCTGAAACTGGTTCTGATTGCTATTGTCATAGCCTCGCCCATTGCCTGGTATGCCATGAATAACTGGCTAAAAGACTTCGCTTATAAAATCGACATTGAGTGGTGGATGTTTGCCCTGGCGGGTCTGCTGGCCGTAGGCATTGCTCTGTTGACGGTCAGTTTCCAGAGTGTAAAAGCTGCGTTGATGAACCCAGTGAAGAGTTTACGGAGTGAGTAA
- a CDS encoding protein of unknown function DUF214 (PFAM: protein of unknown function DUF214~KEGG: cps:CPS_4700 ABC transporter, permease protein), with product MIQNYLRIAVRNLWRNKVFSGINIVGLAVGLASCLLLFMYITHELSYDDFQQKADRIVRVTMEYSMEGRVAKIPQTGTKVVKEFGRQFPEIESGVRLINRDGVVNTGDRQFSEKRIVFADSAFFTLFSFPLLKGNSQTALAAPNQVVLSESTARKYFSDENPVGKTIRINTGGSFRDYAVTGVVKDSPANSQIKYDLLTSFLTLPAAKSEEWFSSNYATYLLLRKPDGMAPLQAKIPGFMKTQFGKEEMSAGSYLTYNLEPLRRVHLHSDVEGSFEPNGDLTYIYIFGSIALLILLIACVNYVNLATSRAVERAQEVGVRKVMGALRGQLFGQFIGESVIVTSIALVLALLLAALALPVFNDLSDRQFSVSSWFEPGNLLLLAGIGLVVSLIAGSYPALVLARFEPVRVLKGHLKTAGAGQFRRALIVFQFAITAFLIISTLLVRNQLAFVQQKKLGYSKDHVLMLPVDKQVNEKIAAIKSEFRQNADVQHVSLASESPVFVEGGYGMRSARMAADQRKMVAGVTIDEDYVPTMSLQLIAGSNLNAADMERISRTDNDSLTRSRFILNEAAVKELGWTPQQAIGQWLDMNGRLGEIKGVVADFHFASMKQKIGPLVLFPQNGGEILLVKLSGSQLPNTLRFLESKWRTLIPDRPFSYEFMDEEFNKLYAAETRTGLIFSIFAFLSIFLACLGLFGLSAYTTAQRTKEIGVRKVLGASVFSIVGLLSKDFLKLVLVALVIASPLAWYAMNQWLNDFAYKIDIEWWVFALAGILAVGIALLTVSFQSVKAALMNPVKSLRSE from the coding sequence ATGATCCAGAATTATCTCCGAATTGCCGTTCGAAACTTGTGGAGAAACAAGGTTTTCTCCGGCATCAACATCGTTGGGCTAGCTGTAGGGCTGGCTTCGTGCCTGCTGCTGTTCATGTACATCACGCATGAGCTGAGTTACGACGATTTTCAGCAGAAAGCCGACCGGATCGTGCGCGTCACGATGGAGTACAGCATGGAAGGCCGAGTCGCTAAAATCCCACAAACGGGTACCAAAGTCGTAAAGGAGTTTGGGCGGCAGTTTCCCGAAATAGAATCGGGGGTGCGGCTTATTAACCGGGATGGGGTTGTCAATACCGGCGACCGTCAGTTTAGCGAAAAACGGATCGTCTTCGCCGATTCAGCTTTCTTTACGCTGTTTTCGTTCCCACTCCTGAAAGGCAATTCGCAAACGGCACTGGCGGCCCCAAACCAGGTTGTGCTCTCGGAAAGCACGGCCCGGAAATACTTCAGCGACGAAAATCCGGTGGGCAAAACGATTCGCATCAACACGGGCGGGTCGTTTCGGGATTATGCCGTTACGGGCGTCGTGAAAGACAGCCCGGCCAATTCGCAGATCAAATACGACCTGCTGACGTCGTTCCTAACGCTGCCCGCAGCGAAAAGCGAAGAGTGGTTTTCGTCCAATTACGCCACCTATTTGCTGCTCCGTAAACCGGACGGCATGGCCCCACTACAGGCCAAAATTCCGGGCTTCATGAAGACGCAGTTCGGGAAAGAGGAAATGTCGGCGGGAAGCTACCTGACGTATAATCTCGAACCGCTGCGTCGGGTGCATTTGCATTCCGACGTAGAGGGCAGTTTCGAACCCAACGGCGACCTGACCTACATCTATATTTTCGGGTCGATTGCCCTGCTGATTCTGCTGATCGCCTGCGTCAACTACGTCAATCTGGCTACATCGCGGGCGGTGGAACGTGCGCAGGAAGTGGGGGTACGAAAGGTGATGGGCGCCCTGCGCGGGCAACTGTTCGGGCAGTTCATTGGCGAATCGGTGATCGTGACGTCCATTGCCCTGGTGTTGGCATTGCTGCTGGCGGCACTGGCGTTACCGGTATTCAACGACCTGTCGGACCGGCAGTTTTCGGTTAGCAGCTGGTTCGAACCGGGCAACCTGCTGCTGCTGGCGGGTATCGGGTTGGTCGTTAGCCTGATTGCGGGTAGTTATCCAGCCCTGGTACTGGCGCGATTTGAACCCGTACGCGTCCTGAAAGGGCATCTGAAAACCGCCGGAGCGGGTCAGTTTCGCCGGGCGTTGATTGTCTTTCAGTTTGCCATTACCGCCTTTCTCATTATCAGCACCCTGCTGGTTCGCAACCAGTTGGCCTTTGTACAGCAAAAGAAATTAGGCTACAGCAAAGACCATGTACTGATGCTTCCCGTCGATAAGCAGGTCAACGAGAAGATAGCGGCCATAAAAAGCGAATTCCGGCAAAATGCAGACGTTCAGCATGTGTCGCTGGCGTCGGAGTCGCCTGTATTCGTGGAAGGCGGGTATGGGATGCGCAGTGCCAGGATGGCGGCCGATCAGCGGAAGATGGTAGCCGGAGTGACCATCGACGAAGATTATGTGCCAACGATGAGTCTGCAACTGATTGCGGGCAGTAACCTGAATGCCGCCGATATGGAGCGTATCTCGCGCACGGATAACGACAGCCTCACCCGAAGTCGGTTTATTCTCAACGAAGCCGCCGTAAAAGAACTGGGCTGGACACCCCAGCAAGCCATTGGTCAGTGGCTGGATATGAATGGGCGTCTGGGCGAAATAAAAGGCGTGGTAGCCGATTTTCACTTCGCGTCGATGAAGCAGAAGATTGGCCCGCTGGTTCTTTTCCCACAGAATGGCGGTGAAATCCTGCTGGTCAAACTTTCGGGCAGTCAGTTGCCCAACACGCTCCGGTTCCTGGAAAGCAAATGGCGGACACTCATCCCCGACCGACCCTTTTCCTACGAATTCATGGACGAGGAGTTCAACAAACTGTATGCCGCCGAAACCCGAACCGGGCTCATTTTCAGCATTTTTGCATTTCTGTCTATCTTTCTGGCCTGTCTGGGTCTGTTCGGACTATCGGCCTATACAACGGCGCAGCGCACCAAAGAGATTGGCGTCCGGAAAGTGCTCGGCGCATCGGTGTTCAGCATTGTCGGCCTACTCTCGAAAGACTTTTTGAAGCTCGTTCTGGTGGCCCTAGTCATAGCCTCTCCCCTAGCCTGGTATGCCATGAACCAGTGGCTCAACGACTTCGCCTACAAGATCGACATCGAATGGTGGGTATTCGCGCTGGCGGGTATTTTGGCCGTAGGTATTGCGTTACTGACGGTCAGTTTCCAAAGCGTGAAAGCCGCGTTGATGAACCCGGTGAAGAGTTTACGGAGCGAGTAG
- a CDS encoding transposase IS4 family protein (KEGG: rpt:Rpal_1074 transposase IS4 family protein), producing MQTSYQALTDAQWQVMMPFFDLQRKRTVALRQVVDALFYILRTGCQWRNLPANYPHWQAVYYYFDRWKTNGLFEQINRALNQIDRGQEGRAPYPSILNTDSQSVKLTPMIYEHRGWDGHKNVNGRKRQLVVDSGGRLWVAKVHAANQADGVSSISLVADIAYLNDRLTKIFGDQAAGTVVKNKF from the coding sequence ATGCAGACCAGTTACCAAGCCCTGACAGATGCTCAGTGGCAAGTTATGATGCCTTTTTTTGACTTACAACGAAAACGAACAGTTGCCTTGCGCCAAGTCGTTGATGCTTTGTTTTATATACTGCGAACGGGCTGTCAATGGCGTAACTTACCCGCTAATTATCCTCATTGGCAAGCTGTATACTATTACTTTGACAGATGGAAAACGAATGGTTTGTTCGAGCAGATTAATCGAGCCTTGAATCAAATAGACCGTGGACAAGAAGGCCGAGCCCCTTATCCATCTATCCTTAACACTGATAGTCAAAGCGTTAAGTTGACGCCTATGATTTATGAACATCGGGGTTGGGATGGACACAAGAATGTCAACGGGCGTAAGCGTCAGTTGGTAGTTGACAGTGGTGGGCGACTTTGGGTGGCTAAAGTGCATGCGGCTAACCAGGCGGATGGCGTCTCTTCTATAAGTTTGGTGGCTGATATTGCTTACTTAAATGATCGCCTGACAAAAATCTTTGGTGATCAAGCCGCTGGTACTGTCGTGAAAAACAAATTTTGA
- a CDS encoding protein of unknown function DUF214 (PFAM: protein of unknown function DUF214~KEGG: sde:Sde_0330 acetylornithine deacetylase ArgE) has translation MIANYVKIARRHLWTNKLYTGLNAGGLAVGLTACLLMVLYVKHEFTYDRFHTKADRIARVTTKLTTPEVPIVVASSSILLASALKRDYPEVETAARFEPVSATIRYGTDLRNEPDVYFAEPAIFQVFTYPFVEGDAAQALTEPNTAVVTESFARKYAGRTSVLGETFLCNKKLYRITGVMADLPSNADMKISALLAKDYTTYTDWLVDDFPVYTFVLFRQIPNLNVFEKKLALLSKTYIQPELKKIGATGYAVVFQTELLKDVHFSQGKMADMPKGNKQYGYIFLFLAVFVLVIALLNYINLLTARATGRAKEVGVRKASGALRTQLIGQFLLESFLLSWLAVGLAIVLLAVSIPFFNDLLQVQLTVGWPDGFLMAGVAVASTTLLGGLYPAFVLSGFDPATILRKQAGGLGRGFGLRQTITVFQFILAVGMMIGVLVAHSQMNYMQRVDLGFTKEQVLTVHLPDDSLARTRGYAFAQALRQRTEIRDASLGSGIKPDAILVKATTLFQSAGKKREVMGNYLSIDDRFLPLLNLKLAIGRNLSADSEADKNGAFLVNEAFVKQAGWKQAVGQPMEGFMHKGKVIGVVRNFHFHSLHTAIEPVILVFNTNPPANLTLKMKPEQLPLVRATWKQHYPNFPFDYTFLDEAFAAQYRKDELMIILFNGFSLLTILVSCLGLFGLATYSAEQRTKEIGVRKVLGASVLSIVALLSKDVFKLVLIAIVIASPLAWYAMNKWLTDFAYKIDISWWMFVLAGVLALGVALLTMSFQSIKAARMNPVKSLRTE, from the coding sequence ATGATCGCTAACTACGTCAAAATCGCTCGTCGGCATTTGTGGACGAACAAACTCTATACCGGTCTCAATGCCGGAGGGCTGGCCGTTGGGCTGACGGCCTGCCTGCTCATGGTGCTGTATGTGAAGCATGAATTCACCTACGACCGCTTTCACACCAAGGCCGACCGGATCGCTCGGGTCACGACGAAGCTGACCACACCCGAGGTACCCATTGTCGTAGCCTCCTCCTCCATCTTACTGGCCAGCGCCTTGAAACGGGATTACCCGGAAGTCGAAACAGCCGCCCGATTCGAGCCGGTGTCGGCCACCATTAGGTATGGGACCGATTTGCGGAACGAACCCGATGTGTACTTTGCCGAACCGGCCATTTTCCAGGTGTTTACTTACCCGTTCGTCGAAGGAGATGCGGCACAAGCGTTGACCGAGCCAAACACCGCCGTCGTTACTGAGAGTTTTGCCCGAAAATACGCCGGACGGACAAGTGTACTGGGCGAGACATTCCTGTGCAACAAAAAACTGTACCGCATTACAGGCGTCATGGCCGATTTGCCGTCCAACGCCGACATGAAAATCAGCGCGTTGCTGGCTAAAGATTACACAACCTACACCGACTGGCTGGTGGATGACTTTCCGGTCTATACGTTCGTTCTGTTCCGGCAAATTCCTAATCTGAACGTCTTCGAGAAGAAACTGGCCTTACTCAGCAAAACCTACATCCAGCCGGAACTCAAGAAAATAGGGGCAACGGGCTATGCCGTTGTTTTCCAAACCGAGTTGCTGAAAGACGTCCACTTCAGTCAGGGGAAAATGGCTGATATGCCGAAGGGCAATAAACAATATGGCTATATCTTCCTGTTTCTGGCCGTTTTTGTGCTGGTAATCGCCTTGCTGAACTACATCAACCTGCTGACGGCCCGCGCCACCGGGCGAGCGAAGGAAGTAGGCGTCCGAAAAGCCAGCGGAGCCTTGCGGACACAGTTGATCGGCCAGTTTTTACTGGAGTCGTTCCTGTTGAGCTGGCTGGCGGTCGGGCTGGCGATCGTCCTGCTGGCAGTCAGCATTCCTTTTTTCAACGACTTGCTGCAAGTTCAGCTTACGGTCGGCTGGCCCGACGGGTTTCTGATGGCGGGCGTGGCGGTAGCAAGTACAACCCTGCTGGGCGGACTCTATCCGGCCTTTGTCCTGTCCGGCTTTGACCCGGCGACTATCTTACGTAAACAGGCGGGCGGGTTGGGTCGCGGCTTTGGGCTTCGGCAAACGATCACCGTATTTCAGTTTATACTGGCGGTGGGCATGATGATTGGTGTACTGGTGGCCCATAGTCAGATGAACTACATGCAGCGCGTTGATCTGGGGTTCACAAAAGAGCAAGTGCTAACCGTTCACCTCCCCGACGATTCGCTGGCCAGAACCAGGGGCTATGCCTTCGCCCAGGCGTTGCGGCAACGCACCGAAATCAGGGATGCATCGTTGGGATCGGGGATTAAGCCCGATGCCATACTGGTCAAAGCAACGACCCTATTTCAATCGGCGGGCAAAAAGCGGGAAGTCATGGGCAATTATTTGTCCATCGATGATCGTTTTCTGCCGTTGCTGAACCTGAAACTGGCGATTGGCCGGAATCTATCGGCGGACTCGGAAGCCGACAAGAACGGAGCCTTTCTGGTCAACGAAGCCTTTGTTAAACAAGCGGGCTGGAAACAGGCCGTTGGTCAGCCTATGGAGGGATTTATGCACAAGGGTAAGGTAATTGGCGTGGTCAGGAATTTCCATTTCCATTCCCTGCATACAGCCATTGAACCGGTCATATTGGTTTTCAACACCAATCCACCCGCCAACCTGACGCTGAAAATGAAGCCGGAACAATTGCCGCTCGTACGAGCAACCTGGAAGCAGCACTATCCGAACTTCCCTTTCGATTACACGTTTCTGGACGAGGCCTTTGCCGCCCAATACCGTAAAGACGAGTTGATGATCATTCTTTTCAACGGATTTTCATTGCTAACTATACTGGTTTCCTGTCTGGGCCTGTTCGGTCTGGCGACCTACTCGGCCGAGCAACGAACCAAGGAAATCGGGGTGCGTAAAGTACTGGGTGCAAGTGTCCTCAGCATCGTGGCACTTCTGTCGAAAGATGTCTTTAAACTGGTCCTCATCGCCATTGTCATTGCCTCTCCCCTGGCCTGGTACGCTATGAATAAATGGCTGACCGACTTTGCCTACAAAATCGACATTAGCTGGTGGATGTTTGTGCTGGCGGGTGTGCTGGCCCTGGGTGTTGCCCTGCTAACCATGAGTTTTCAGAGCATAAAAGCTGCGCGGATGAATCCAGTGAAATCATTACGGACGGAATAG